In the Oncorhynchus keta strain PuntledgeMale-10-30-2019 chromosome 14, Oket_V2, whole genome shotgun sequence genome, one interval contains:
- the LOC118393783 gene encoding sulfotransferase 2B1-like codes for MARLDVTETFHHISFPGHIHTQDSLNYALHFQFQDRDTVIATYPKSGTTWMQEIVTLVKNRGDPQLSKIVPNWARAPWLEQHYSAKVLEATQGHRIITTHLPYNLLASALQGSKAKVIYVARNPKDVAVSYYHFHKMAKFLPEPNSFDEFLDSFLEGSVSYGSWFDHVKGWTSQVGVLANVLYISYEEMWLDLQGSMERISSFLQFPLVGEELTNSLRHCSFSSMSDNAMVNYTQIPKEIMDHSKGKFMRKGIIGDWRNTFTEEQIGIFDIVYSYQMKDCPLTFMWECPPESCGGGGGGQASGDQDRALTLHDGGD; via the exons ATGGCCAGGCTGGACGTGACAGAGACCTTCCATCACATCTCATTCCCTGGGCACATTCACACCCAGGACTCCCTGAACTATGCCCTCCACTTCCAGTTTCAGGACAGGGACACTGTCATCGCCACCTACCCCAAATCAG GGACTACCTGGATGCAGGAGATTGTAACTCTTGTGAAAAACAGAGGGGACCCACAACTCTCCAAAATTGTGCCCAACTGGGCACGAGCCCCCTGGCTGGAACAGCATTACAGTGCAAAGGTGCTGGAAGCCACCCAGGGGCACCGAATCATCACCACTCACCTGCCCTACAACCTGCTGGCTTCTGCACTTCAGGGCTCCAAAGCTAAG GTCATCTATGTCGCCAGAAACCCCAAAGATGTTGCTGTGTCATATTACCACTTCCATAAAATGGCCAAGTTCCTCCCAGAACCCAATTCCTTTGATGAGTTTCTGGATAGTTTTCTGGAGGGATCAG TGAGTTATGGGTCCTGGTTCGATCATGTGAAAGGCTGGACGAGTCAAGTAGGAGTCTTGGCAAATGTTCTTTATATCTCTTATGAGGAGATGTGGCTG GACCTGCAAGGCTCGATGGAGAGGATCAGCTCTTTCCTGCAGTTCCCCCTGGTGGGCGAGGAGTTAACCAACTCCCTGAGACACTGCAGCTTCAGCAGCATGAGCGATAACGCCATGGTGAACTACACTCAGATCCCAAAGGAGATCATGGACCACAGCAAAGGCAAATTCATGAGGAAAG GTATAATCGGTGACTGGAGAAACACTTTCACAGAGGAGCAGATTGGTATTTTCGACATCGTCTACAGCTACCAGATGAAAGACTGTCCTTTGACCTTCATGTGGGAGTGTCCTCCTGAGTcctgtgggggaggaggaggaggacaggcctCTGGGGATCAGGATAGGGCCCTTACCCTCCACGACGGCGGAGATTGA